CGCCGGAGGGGAAGGTGGAGATCGTCCCGCCCGAGGAGACGGGGACGGCGTGCGAGAAGTGCGGCAAGCCGATGATCGTCCGGAACTGGAAGGGCGCCCGGTACATCGCCTGCTCCGGCTATCCCGACTGCCGCAACAGCAAGCCGTATCCCGTCGGGATCTCCTGCCCCGAATGCGGCACGGGAGAGGTCGTGGAGCGGTCCTCCCGGTTCGGGAAGATCTTCTACAGCTGTTCCCGGTATCCGGATTGCCGGTTCGCTTCGTGGGGGCGGCCGATCGCGCAGAGCTGCCCGGTCTGCGGCTACCCGGCGATGGCCGAGCGGGTGCGCCGGGACGGCTCGACGCACATCGCATGCCTGCGGAAGGGGTGCAAGGGCCGGGCGGGAGTGCCGGCCCCTCCCGGGAGCGAGGAGGCGGGTTGAAGGAGTACGTCCTCGTCGTCGACGACGAGCAGAGCCTTCGGCAGGTGCTGGAGCTCTTCTTCCGGAAGGAAGGGTTCGAGGTCGACACGGCCTCCTCCCTCGTCGATGCGGAAGCCGCGATCGAGTCGAACGCGTACGACCTCGTCCTCACCGACCTGCGGATGGCGGGGCCCGACGATGGATTGAAGGTGCTTCGGGCCGCCGTCCGGAAGAATCCGTGGACCCAGGTGATCGTGCTGACCGCCTTCGCGACCGTGGAGACGGCGAAGGACGCGATCCGGTACGGGGCGTACGACTACCTCACCAAGCCGTTCGACAACGCGAACCTCCGGAAGCTGGTGCGGGCCGCCCTTGCGCGAAAGGAAGACGACGCCGGCCGCCGGAAGGCGCTGCGCGAATCGGTCCGGGGGACTTCCGCGTACGAGGGGATCGTCGGACGCAGCGAGGCGATGCTGGGGGTCTTCGAACTGATCGACCGGGTCGCCCCCACCGACGCCAACGTGATGATCCTGGGGGAGAGCGGAACGGGGAAAGAACTCGTGGCCGCCGCCCTCCACGCCCGAAGCCCAAGGACGGCGTTCCCCTTCGTCCCGATCAACTGCGCCGCCATCCCCGAGACGCTGATCGAGAGCGAGCTGTTCGGCCACGTTCGCGGCGCCTTCACCGGGGCCGTCCAGACGAAAAAGGGTCTCTTCGAGACGGCGCACCGCGGGACCCTTTTCCTCGACGAGGTCGGCGAGCTTCCCCAGACGATGCAGAGCAAGCTGCTGCGCTCCCTCCAGGAGCGGTCGTTCCGCCGGGTCGGCGGGAACGAGGACATCTCCATCGACATCCGGATCGTCTGCGCCTCGAAGCGGGACCTGCACCGGGAGATGGTCGAGGGGCGGTTCCGGGACGACCTTTACTTCCGTCTTAACGTCATCCAGATCTTCGTTCCCCCCTTGCGGGATCGGCGCGAGGACATCCCGGCGCTGGCCGCCCACTTCCTGCAGAAATTCTCGGAGAAGCACGCCAAACCGATGGCGCGGATCGACGGCGAGGCGATGCGGGCACTGCTGGCCTACGACTTCCCCGGCAACGTGCGGGAGTTGGAAAATCTGCTCGAGCGGGCTACGATCATGGAGACAAAAAATGTCATCTCGATCGGCTCCCTGCCTCCGAATGTGACAAAATTTGTCACCATGGAGGCGGCGAGGGTAGGCGTATATCAGGAATCATTCCCGGAAGAGGGGGTCTTTCTCGACACGGAGATGGACCGCATGGAAAAGATCCACCTGTTGAACGCCTTGGAAAAAACGGGGGGAAACCGAACCGAAGCCGCGAAATTGTTGAATATTTCCCTCCGGTCGATCCGGTACCGGTTGCAGAAGCACGGGATCGAATAGCCCCCCCCCAAAAATTGCTGTAAAGTTTTGGCCCGCCCCTTGCGATACGATACGTCAACAAAACCGCTCTCCAGACCCGAAAGGAGGAGACAAGCATGTTGAGCAAGTTGCGCAGCAAGAAGGGGTTCACCCTGATCGAACTGATGATCGTCGTCGCGATCATCGGCATCCTCGCCGCGATCGCCATCCCGAACTTCCTCAAGTTCCAGGCGAAGTCGAAGACGGCGGAGGCCCGGACCAACCTGGCCGCCATCTTTACCGGCGAAACATCCTTCTTCAGCGAAGCGAATGTGTTCGGTGATTTCAGCGGCATCGGGTGGGGTCCCACAGGGACGCCGAGGTACCACTACACTTTGGATGCCGGCGTAGGCCCTGCCGTTAACGCGACCAACGTCGGTGCCGATGCCAGTGCCTTGGCCAACGTCGGGTGGGCCGGGAACTTCAACGGCCAGAATGCCGCGCTCGCCAGCTACGCTCCCAACCTCGATACGACCGCAGGCAATTCGCACTACACCGCCGGCGCGATCGGACAGGTCGACAACGACACCGATGCAGACTGCTGGGCGATCAACGAGGATCGCAACCTGGTCTGGACGGCGAGTGACATCTAAGCTTCCACGAAGATGGGCCGAAAACGGGGGCGTGATCACGCCCCCGTTTCTTTTTGTGCTCTCCCTCGGCGTATTTGCCAACGGGGGGGATCACCCTTTGGGTACTTTCCTGATCCGTCTTTCCGTTTTCACGCTCTTCGCCCTATACCTCCTGCGGCACGACGCGGTCGTGGTTCGCCCGACCGGACCGGATCTGCTCGTGCTCGCGCTATGGGCCCTTTCCGCCGCGTTCCTCGCGCGTCCGGGGTATCCGTGGATCTCCTACCAGTGGTTCCTCCACCACTCGGCCGCCGTGCTCCTGTACCTCTGCCTGCGTGCGGTGCCGGGGAATGGAGAGGAGGTCTTCACCGTTGCGGGGAAATTCCTCCTTGCTGCCGCGGCGTTCGAGCTCGGGTTGGTGTTATACCAGCGGTTCGCATTGGGGAGTCCCCGGCCGGAGGGAACCTTGCAGAACCCGAATTTCCTGGCGGAGTTCCTCTTGTACGGGGGGATCGCGGCTTTCTTCGCCGTATCGGGGACAAGGAAGGGGGCCTTCGCGCGGTGGAGGTACCCCGCGATGCTCGGCGTCTTCGCAGCTGCCGTTTTCCTGACCCGGTCCCGAGCGGCGGCGATCGTCGCGGTCGCGGCATGGGGGTACCTGCTGTCAAGGCGGTACGGCGCATCGAAATCGCTGGCCCTTGTCGCGCTCCTTGTCCTGGGGCTCCTCCTCGTCCCCAATCCGCTGGCGGATCGCTTCCGGGGGACCGGCGACCCGTTTGCGTATGACCGGATCGTGATGTGGAAGGCGGCATGGCGGATCTTCCTCGACCACCCGCTGGGGGTCGGGGTGGGACACTTCAAGTATTATTGGCACCTGGTACGAGATCCCGTGGAGGGCGGGATCGTGCGATACCTGAAGGACACCTGGACCCCCCATAGCGAGTTTCTCTCCATCCTCTCGGAACTTGGCCTACCCGGCGGTGCCGCGTTCCTCGGACTCGGCGCGGCGGGGTGGATCGGTCTGCGGCGCATGCGAAACGACGATGTCGTTCCGGCGGGGGCGCTGATGATCCTGTTTGCCTCCTTCCTGCACTCCTTTATCGATTTCAATTATCACGTATTCGGGCTGCTCCTCCTGTCCGCGTCCGCGCTTGCGGCGGCGGGTTCCCTGTGGAAGCCGCTTCGCGAGTACGAGCTTCGGCTTGCGGGGCCGGTACGGGTGGCCGGCTTGGGAATCCTTGTCGCGATGGCGGTATACACCGGGATGGTCTACGCAGGGAATGTGATGGAATCGCGAGGCGAACGGGCCGTAAAAGCCGGTCGGCTCGCGGAGGCGGGCCTCTCGTTCGAGCGGGCGGCGTCGACGGACCCATGGCGGGCCACCGCCCCGGATCAGGCGTCCGCGGTCCTGTTCCGCAGGTACGAGGAGGAGAAGAAGGAGGAGTTCCTCGGGCGGGCGATCGAGTGGGAGATGGAGGCCCACCTGCGGAATCCTCTGGAATACCGGTACGCGGAGCGCCTCGGGTTTCTCTACGCGAAGGCGGCGGGAGGATTCGTAAGGGGAGGTCGTGCCATGATGCTGGAGGCTGCATTGCGCTCCTACGACCAGGCCATCCTGCGGAACCCGCATAGCGCGCCGCTGAAGCTCCGGAAAGCGCTCCTCCTTCGGGCGGTCAGAGGGAACGACACGAGCCGCATCCTTGTCGAGGAGATCCTCCGGGAAGAACCGCGATACGCGAAGGCGTGGGTGACTCTGGGAGAGTTCCTCGAGGGGAGCGATCCGAAAAGAGCCGTTACCGCATACGAAAATGCCGTTGCGATCGTTACGAGGTACAATACTGCGGCAAACGATGCGGTCGAAAAGGAATTTCTGGAAGTGAACGTGAGGGACGTAGGTTCACGGATCCGGCGGTTGCGCGGGGAGGAGGAGCGCGGGGAGTGACGATCCGTCGAAATGTCTTCGCCTGGGTACCGGCTCTCCTTTTCTTCATGGTGTCGATCGTATTCCTGTCCGCGCTCACCTCCGGCCGCATGGGGCGTCCCGTTGCGCGTGGAAACGATTCCGACTCCCTCCTGATGATGATCAGCCGTCGACCGGAATTCGCACTCGGTTTCCGGAACGTCCTGTCCGATATCGTTTGGCTCCAGGCCGTTCAAATTTCCGGCAACAGGAACCTTGCCCGGACCGATTACGACCGGTTGTACCGTCTCCTGGACACCGTAAGCAACTACGACCCCCGGTTCCTCATCCCGTACCTCCTGGGAGGACTGGTGCTCGGGGAGTCTCCCGACCACGCCCGCGAGGCGTTCCGGACGCTCGAACGGGGGTGGAGGAACCACCCGCGCGAATGGCGGCTTCCATTCTATATGGGATACACTTCGTACTTCATCCTTGGGAATCCTCTCGATGGGGGAAGACTGATGCAGGATGCGTCCCGGCTGCCCGGGAGTCCGGCCTATCTTCCGAGGCTCTCCTCGCGGATGTTGGCCGAGGCGAAGGCGCCCGAGACGGCCCTCTCCTTCCTCCGGGAGATGATCGCAAAAGAAACGGATCCTCAGAGAAGAGACGTCCTGGTCCGTCGGGCGCTTGAAGTGGCCGTCGAGCGCGACCTTCAGAGGATCGAGCGGGCCATCGAAGAATTCCGGACTGCCCGGGGGGAAGGCCCCGGAACCCTCGATGACCTGTTGAAGGCGGGGTTCCTTCCCGCGATCCCGGTGGAACCCAATGGGGGGAAATACTATCTCTCCGTCGATGGACAGGTGCGCAGCAGCAAGATAAAACAACGACTGAAGGTATACCGGGAACATGGGAACCGATGAGAACGTGGTCGAGGTAGAAGGGGTTACCAAGTCCTACCCTTCCGGTTTTTGGCGAAGGCGCGTACGCGTTCTGATCGACATCTCCTTTTCGGTACGACGGAACGAGATCGTGGGCTTTCTTGGTCCGAACGGTGCAGGAAAAACCACCACCATCAAGATCCTGAACGGACTGGCCACGCCGGACGCGGGGCGGATCTCGATCTTCGGGGAGCCGATCGCCGGACGGAGGGACCATCGGCGAAGGATCGGGTATATGCCCGAGCAACCCTACTTCTACGAATACCTTACCGGGGAGGAGTTTCTCGTCCTTTGCGGTCGCCTCACGGGGATGAACGGCCGGGATATCCGGCGGAAAACCGGTGAGTTGCTTGATCGGGTCGGTCTTTCCGGCGCGGAAGGGAAGTCCATACGGAAGTATTCGAAGGGGATGGTGCAGCGGCTGGGGCTGGCCCAGGCGCTCCTCCACGAGCCGGAGTTGGTGATCCTGGACGAGCCGATGTCCGGTCTCGATCCAATGGGCCGGATGGAAGTCCGTTCCCTGATCCACGGATTGAAGAAGGCGGGGAAGACGGTTTTCTTCAGCTCCCATATCATCGCCGATGTGGAGGCGCTGTGCGACCGCGTGGTCATGATCGACAAGGGAAGGAAGGTCGCCGAGGGTACCGTGGAGGAGCTGGTGGGCGGCGAGGTCCAGTACGTCGAGGTTGTATTCTCCCCTCTCCCGGATCCGACGGCCGCGGCGGCGATGAGCGTCCCCGCCGAACTCGGGGCGGTACAGGGAGATACTCTCGTGCTTCGCGCGAAGGACCACACCGAGGCGGACCGCTGGGTCGGCAGGATGAAGGAGGCCGGAATCCCGCTGAGTTCCCTCCTGCCCGTAAAGCGCAAGCTGGAAGATATTTACGTGGAGCGATTGGGAAGCCGGGATGGGAAGGTGGCGGGACGCGATGCATAGGATCCTGTTCATCGCCTTGAACACCTTCCGGGAAACGATCCGGAACAAGATCCTCTATGTCATTCTCGCGTTCTCGCTCCTTGTAATCGGGCTTACCTTGTTTCTTGCGGATCTGTCCGTTGGAGATCTCGCTCGCATCGTCGTGGACTTCGGGCTCGCGAGTATCCACATCTTCGGCGTCATCATGTCGATATTTCTCGGGATCACGCTTGTGAGCCAGGAACTGGACCGGAAGACCGTGTACGTGATCCTGGCCAAGCCGGTCCGTCGATGGGAATTTGTGGTAGGGAAAGCGATGGGGCTGAGCCTGACGCTCGCCATCACAACGGCCATCATGGCGATGATGCTGTACTTCGTTCATTTCGGATACCGGTACGGGGGCTCCGCCGAGTCCGGCATTTTCGTCGCCTCCGCGGGGATCTACCTCGAACTGGTCCTCCTGATCTGTCTCGCCTCCATGTTCTCCACGTTCACCACGCCGGTCTTGAGCGCCATTTTCACCCTCGCGATGTTCTTCATCGGTCACATCACGAACGACCTGCTCGTGTTCGGTGGACAGTCGAAATCTCCGCTGGTACGGCATGCGGCCGAGGCGATGTTCTACCTCCTCCCCAACCTGGAGAGCTTCAACTGGAAGAACGCGGTGGTGTACGGCGAGGCACGCGCGCTTCGGCCGTTGCTGCTGTCTTTCGGGTACTTCCTCTCGTACTCGGGGGGAGTGCTCGCAATGGCGTGTTTGCTGTTTTCCCGGAAGGATTTCAAGTGATGCCGTCCAGCACCGGATTTCTTGCCGCTGCCGCCTCCTTCCTGCTCTCCCTTCTCCTTGCCCTGTACCTCACGCCGATCTTCCGGGACGCCGCGCGGCGGTTCGGGATCGTCGATGCCCCGGACGGGAATCTGAAAACCCAGAAGAATCCGGTTCCCTACCTTGGGGGGGTGGCGGTTTTCGCCGCGGTTCTCTTCCCCGTTTCCCTGTTCCTGCAGTTCAGCGACAAGGTTTCGGGGCTTCTCCTCGCGTGCTCCCTCATCGTCCTGCTCGGACTGATCGACGACATCGGCCGTCTTTCCCCTCGCGTCAAGCTGCTGGTCCAGGTGACTGCCGTATTCCTCATGATGAAATCCGGAATCCGTGTCCGCATAGAGACGCTCCCTCCGCTCCTCTGCGTCGCCCTCACGTTCCTGTGGATGATCGTGATGACGAACGGCTTCAACCTGATCGACGTGATGGACGGCCTTGCCGCGGGAGTGGCGACGGTCTCCGCCCTGGGGCTGGCCGTCGTGTTTGTCCTCCAGGGGGAACGGATGGGACTCATCCTGTGCCTCTCCCTGGTCGGCGCCCTCCTCGGTTTCCTCCGGTACAACCGGCCCCCGGCCCAGATCTATCTTGGGGACACCGGCTCGCTCCTGATCGGTTTTCTTCTCGGCGGGCTTGCCATCGAGGGGGATTACACGGCGTGGAACCCGTACGGCTGGTTCACCGTCCTTGCCGTCTTTGCCGTGCCCCTGTTCGAGATCGTCTTCGTCTCCTGGCTCCGTTTCCGCCGGGGCGCATCCATCTTCGCCGGCAGCCGGGACCACTTCAGTCTCCGGCTCCGTCGTTGGAAGCTGACCCGCGAGCAGACGGTTTCCGCCAGTTGCGTGGGCGCCGCCGTCGCCGGGGCCGTGGGGTTGCTGGGAATGAGATTGGACCCTTTCCCGTCCCTCTTCGTCTACGGATTCATCGGACTCCTGTTTCTGCTGGTTGCGATGTGGTTGAAAACGATCGACATGGGACTGTGAAGGTGCGGGGATGATTCTCGTCCTCGGGGGAGGAATCACCGGACTGGCGGCGGCGAGAACGCTGGCGGCCGCGGGTGAGGATTTCCTTGTCATCGAGGCGGAGGCCGACCCCGGAGGATGGTGTCGTTCGATCCGGTCCGGGCGGTACCTGTTCGATCGGAGCGGCCATTTCCTCCACCTGGCCGATCCTCGCATGCGGGAGTGGATTCTCGATCTTCCCGGGATTTCGTGGGAGACGGTCGCGCGCGACGCCCGCGTGTTCCTTCGGGGGAAGACCACACCATACCCGTTTCAGGCCAATCTGTGCGGGCACACACCGGACTTTATCCGGAGATGCCTCTCCGATTTCGCCGCCGAGAGGATCCGGGATGCCGTGACCGGCCCGGTGGAACCGAAGAATCTGGAGGAGTGGCTTCTCCGGAGGTTCGGGAAGGCGATGTGCCGGGAATTCTTTTTCCCCTACAACCGGAAGATGTGGCGGACGTCACTTCGAGGATTGGGATATGAATGGACCTCCTGGTCGGTCCCCGTTCCGGGGTTCGAGGATCTGCTCGCCGGCGCCCGCGGGGAGACCCGAACGGGGATGGGGTACAACCCCTCCTTCCTCTACCCGCGCTCCGGCGGCATCGGCGCCCTTGTCTCGGCCCTTTCGACGGGGGTCGGCGGCCGGGTGCGCACCTCGACCCGGATTTTGCGGCTCGACCTGCGGAAGAAGGTGGCCCGGTCCGCCGGAGACGAGGCATTCCACTTCGACGCAGCCATTTCGACGATTCCCCTGCCGGCGATGGTCCGCTCCTGCACGCACCTCCCGTCCGGCGTTCGGGCGGCGGCCTCGGCCCTGCGGTGGGTAAAGGTCCTCTGCGTAAACCTGGGTGTCCGCGCCTCCGCGGCGACGCGCGGGCACTGGATCTACGTCCCGGAGCGGGCGTACCCGTTCTTCCGGGCCGGTTTCCTGTCGAATGTTTCCGCCGCCGCCGCGCCGAAGGGGTGCGCGTCGATGTTCGTGGAGACGAGCTTTCCCTCGGGTGCGCGCGTAAACGTCCGTGAGGAGGTCCGGAAGGCGGCGGACGGCCTGCGGCGGATGGGTATTCTTCGTCCCGGCCGGGGACCCGACGTCGAGGAACCCGTCCTTCTCGACCCCGCCTACGTCGTGTTCGATCCTGCCAGGGATGCGGCGGTACGGCGGGTGCGAGAGCATCTTCGGGAGAAGGGAGTCTTCACCGCGGGTCGGTACGGCGCCTGGGACTACTACGGAATGGAGGCGTCGATGGCGGACGGGATCCGCGCGGCCCGTGATGCCATCCGAAAGGTCCGGGGAACGTCCTCGTGAGGGGGACGGTGAAACACGACGGAACGGGGCGCGCCCGCGTGGTCCACGTCATCACGATGCTCGAGTGGGGCGGCGCGCAGGAGAACACCTTGCACACCGTGGGGCACCTCGATTCCGGGCGGTACGACCGCGTTCTGGTCGCCGGGAAAGGCGGGATGCTCGACGGGCCGGCGCGCCGGATCCCCGGTCTCCGGGTCATCCTGCAGGACGATCTTTCCCGCGAGGTTCGCCCCGCTCGCGACGCGAAGGCGTTCCTTGCGTTGCGATCGATCCTCCGGGAGGAGAAGCGCACGGCCGGATGTGATCCCCTGGTCGTGCACACCCATAGCTCCAAGGCGGGGATCCTCGGAAGAGCGGCTGCGCGTGCGGCGGGAGCGGACGCCGTAGTTCACTCCATCCACGGGTTCGGCTTCCACGACGGCCAATCGAAGCCGACGCACGCCCTCTACGTCGGGTTGGAGAAGATGGCGTCCCGCTGGACGGACGCGTTCGTCGCGGTGTCGGAGGAGAACATCCGGACCGGAGTGAAGGCGGGAATCTTTTCGCGCGAGCGATGCCGCCTGATCCGCAGCGGCTTCGACACGGCGAGATTCCTCGCTGGGTCCCGCGCGGAAGGCCGGAAGATCCTCGGGATTCCGGAAGGAGTCCCGGTGGTGGGAACGGTCGCGGTGTTCAAGCCGCAAAAAGCCCCGCTGGATTTCGTGGAGACGGCCCGGCGCGTGGGGTCGGAGATCCCCGGCTCGCGTTTCGTGATGATCGGCGACGGGGACCTGCGTGGAGAGGCGGAGCGGGCCGTCGCAGCGAACGGCATGTCGAACCGTTTTTCGTTCCTCGGCTGGCGCCCCGAGATCCCGGACTTGATGGCGGCCTTCGACGTCTTCCTTCTCACGTCACGATGGGAAGGTCTTCCGAAGGTCGTGCCGCAAGCGTTGATCGCGGGTTGTCCCGTGGTCGCCACCGCGGTCGACGGGACCCGGGAGATCGTCGATCCCGGGGCGGACGGGGTGCTTGCCGCACCCGGCGACGTAGAGGCCCTTGCCCGGGGGGTCTCGGACATCCTGGCGGGACGGCTTCGGCTGGATGCGGCCGGGAAACGCGGACGCCTGGTACGGGAGTTCGATCAGGACGAGATGGTTCGAGCGCAGGAGCGGCTTTATGCGGAAATCCTCGCGGGAAAGGGGATTCCTGGTTGGTCATGATGGCGGCAGCGGCGTTCCTCGTGGGCGCGTGCATCGGATCTTTCCTGAACGTGGTGATCCATCGGTTGCCGCGAGGGGAGTCGATCGTGTCGCCCCGGTCGCGCTGCCCCGGCTGCGGCAGGGCGATCCGGGCGTGGGAGAATATCCCCATCGTGAGTTTCATCGTCCTCGGAGGGAAGTGCGCCGGGTGCGGGGGGGCGATCTCCTGGCGGTACCCGGCGGTCGAGCTGCTCACGGCGACCGGGTTCGCCTCGATCCTTCTTCTGGACGGCCCCGGGATCCCGCTGTTGCGCGACCTGCTCTTCTTCTCCCTCCTCGTGCCGATCGCCTTCATCGACATCGACCACCGGATCATCCCCGACGAACTCTCCCTCGGCGGGCTGGCCGTGGGGCTGCTCTTTTCCTTCCTCCCCGGCGGGGAGTGGAAAACGAGTGCCGCGGGTGCGCTGCTGGGAGGGGGGATCCTCTACGCGACGGCTTTCCTGTATGAGAAAGTGCGGGGAGCCGAAGGGATGGGCGGCGGCGACATCAAGCTCCTGGCGATGATCGGCGCCTTCGTCGGATGGCGCGGCGCGTTGGGCACGATCTTCCTTGGCGCCCTCCTCGGTGCGCTGGGGGGGATCCTGGCGATGCGAAAGGGAGGGGAAGGGCTGAAAACGGCGATCCCGTTCGGTCCGTACCTGTGCGTCGCCGCCCTTCTGTCCCGGTATCTCGGCGGGTGGTTCTGGGGAATGATGCAGGTCTGAACGCCGACCGGTCCTCCCGGGACGTGCAGGTCAAGACGTCGGGCGGTAGCGCTCCACCCACATTGCGAAAACCAGCAGCGCCCACAGCCGGTACTGATGGTCCCGATGGCCCGACAGGTGCTCCCGGACGACCTGCGCCACTCCGTCCGGCCGGAGAAATCCCTCCCGTCGGACGCGCACTTCGCCCAGGTACTCATCGAGCAGCGGCCGCAGTTCGTTGCGGAGCCACCGGTTGACCGGAATGCCGAACCCCATCTTTGGCCGGTCGATCAACTCCCGCGGCACGTGCCGGTAGAGGATATTCCGCAGCAGATGCTTCGTTCCCCCCCCGTGCACCTTGTGCTCCATGGGGAGTCGCGCCGCGAACTCCACGATCCGGTGGTCGAGCAGCGGTACCCGCGCCTCCAGCGAGTACGCCATCGATGCGCGGTCGACTTTCGTCAGGATGTCGTCCACCAGGTAGGTCTTGATGTCGGTGGCCATCGCGCGCTCGACGATTCCCCCCCCGCGGGGATCCCGGAACGTCCGGAAGTAGGAAAGATGGGCGTCGTCGACCACCTCCGGGACGATCTCCCCGAGGCGCCTTCGCTCGAAGACCCCCACGGTGTGGAAGTACATCTCCGCCGGGTCGTCGTACAGGACGCTCTCCGCCCCGCGCTGCACCTTGTGGATCGGAATGCGGGAGAGGAGGGAGCACAGCGGACGCCGCAGGAAACCGGGGATCCCCCGCACCACGTTCCCTTGGCGGACCCACGCGTAGCGCGGGTATCCGCAGAACAGCTCGTCTCCTCCATCCCCCGACAGGCTGACGGTGACGTGTTGCCGCGTGAATTCCGACACCAGCATCGTCGGGATGGCCGACGAGTCGGCGAACGGCTCGTCGTACGCATCGGGGATTCTCCGGACCAGCGCCTGCGCCTCCCGGGGGGTGCAGATCTTCTCGTGGTGGTCCGTCCCGAGGTGCGCCGCCACCGCCCGCGCGTGCGGCGACTCGTCGTATCCGCTCTCCTGGAAGCCGATGGAGAACGTCTTCACCGGTCCCGAAGCCGCCTTCCGCATCAACGCCACGACGAGGGAGGAGTCGATCCCCCCGGAAAGGAACGCTCCCAGCGGCACATCGCTGATCATCCGGAACCGGATGGAGGAGTCGAGCAGGCCGGACAGTTCCTCCTCGTACTCTCCCTCTGTCCGCGGGCGACCTGCCGCTTTCCCCCAGTGATCGAACAGGTCCCAGTAGGCGCGGTCAGCGATCCTGCCGTCGCCGTCGATCTCCACGATGTGCCCGGGGAGGACCTTCTCCACACCCCGATAGATCGCGTGCGGCCCGGGGACGTACTGGAACTCGAGGAAATATTGCAAGGCCGACCGGTCCACTTCCCGCGGAAAGTCCGGGTACGCGAGGAGCGCTGAAAGCGTGGAGGCGAAGAGCATCATCCCCGGCAGGCGTGCAAGGTAGAGCGGCTTGATCCCGAGCCGGTCCCGGACGAGGTACAGTCTGCGCGTCGGCCCATCCCACAGCGCGAAGGCGAACATGCCGATGAACCGGCGCACCGCCTCCTCCACGCCCCACTCGCGAAACGCCGCCAGCATCACCTCCGTGTCCGATCCCCCCCGGAAGGCGTGGCCCTTCCCCTCGAGTTCCGCGCGGATCTCCCGGAAGTTGTACACCTCCCCGTTGAAGGAGAGGACGAGCGACCCGTCCGCGGAGAACATCGGCTGCGCCCCGGCGGGGGAGAGGTCGAGGATCGACAGACGACGGTGGGAAAGCCCCACCCGGCCGTCGGGGGAGAGGAAGACTCCGGAAGCGTCCGGTCCGCGGTGGGCCAACGCGTCTCCCATCGCGCGCAGCACTCCCTCGCCCGGCCTTGCGGCCCCGGTGGAGAGGAAGCCGGCGATCCCGCACACGGCTATCGCCCCTCCCGCGCCATCGAATCGTAAAGAGATTCCATCTCTCCCACCATCCGATCGATCGAGAACCGCCCGTCGGCCCGCCGTAGACCTGCTTCACCGAAAGACGTTCTCTTCGATTCGTCTGCGATCAGTTCCACCATTGCGCCGGCGAACCG
The bacterium genome window above contains:
- a CDS encoding FAD-dependent oxidoreductase, translated to MILVLGGGITGLAAARTLAAAGEDFLVIEAEADPGGWCRSIRSGRYLFDRSGHFLHLADPRMREWILDLPGISWETVARDARVFLRGKTTPYPFQANLCGHTPDFIRRCLSDFAAERIRDAVTGPVEPKNLEEWLLRRFGKAMCREFFFPYNRKMWRTSLRGLGYEWTSWSVPVPGFEDLLAGARGETRTGMGYNPSFLYPRSGGIGALVSALSTGVGGRVRTSTRILRLDLRKKVARSAGDEAFHFDAAISTIPLPAMVRSCTHLPSGVRAAASALRWVKVLCVNLGVRASAATRGHWIYVPERAYPFFRAGFLSNVSAAAAPKGCASMFVETSFPSGARVNVREEVRKAADGLRRMGILRPGRGPDVEEPVLLDPAYVVFDPARDAAVRRVREHLREKGVFTAGRYGAWDYYGMEASMADGIRAARDAIRKVRGTSS
- a CDS encoding glycosyltransferase, which codes for MKHDGTGRARVVHVITMLEWGGAQENTLHTVGHLDSGRYDRVLVAGKGGMLDGPARRIPGLRVILQDDLSREVRPARDAKAFLALRSILREEKRTAGCDPLVVHTHSSKAGILGRAAARAAGADAVVHSIHGFGFHDGQSKPTHALYVGLEKMASRWTDAFVAVSEENIRTGVKAGIFSRERCRLIRSGFDTARFLAGSRAEGRKILGIPEGVPVVGTVAVFKPQKAPLDFVETARRVGSEIPGSRFVMIGDGDLRGEAERAVAANGMSNRFSFLGWRPEIPDLMAAFDVFLLTSRWEGLPKVVPQALIAGCPVVATAVDGTREIVDPGADGVLAAPGDVEALARGVSDILAGRLRLDAAGKRGRLVREFDQDEMVRAQERLYAEILAGKGIPGWS
- a CDS encoding prepilin peptidase; amino-acid sequence: MMAAAAFLVGACIGSFLNVVIHRLPRGESIVSPRSRCPGCGRAIRAWENIPIVSFIVLGGKCAGCGGAISWRYPAVELLTATGFASILLLDGPGIPLLRDLLFFSLLVPIAFIDIDHRIIPDELSLGGLAVGLLFSFLPGGEWKTSAAGALLGGGILYATAFLYEKVRGAEGMGGGDIKLLAMIGAFVGWRGALGTIFLGALLGALGGILAMRKGGEGLKTAIPFGPYLCVAALLSRYLGGWFWGMMQV
- the asnB gene encoding asparagine synthase (glutamine-hydrolyzing), which codes for MCGIAGFLSTGAARPGEGVLRAMGDALAHRGPDASGVFLSPDGRVGLSHRRLSILDLSPAGAQPMFSADGSLVLSFNGEVYNFREIRAELEGKGHAFRGGSDTEVMLAAFREWGVEEAVRRFIGMFAFALWDGPTRRLYLVRDRLGIKPLYLARLPGMMLFASTLSALLAYPDFPREVDRSALQYFLEFQYVPGPHAIYRGVEKVLPGHIVEIDGDGRIADRAYWDLFDHWGKAAGRPRTEGEYEEELSGLLDSSIRFRMISDVPLGAFLSGGIDSSLVVALMRKAASGPVKTFSIGFQESGYDESPHARAVAAHLGTDHHEKICTPREAQALVRRIPDAYDEPFADSSAIPTMLVSEFTRQHVTVSLSGDGGDELFCGYPRYAWVRQGNVVRGIPGFLRRPLCSLLSRIPIHKVQRGAESVLYDDPAEMYFHTVGVFERRRLGEIVPEVVDDAHLSYFRTFRDPRGGGIVERAMATDIKTYLVDDILTKVDRASMAYSLEARVPLLDHRIVEFAARLPMEHKVHGGGTKHLLRNILYRHVPRELIDRPKMGFGIPVNRWLRNELRPLLDEYLGEVRVRREGFLRPDGVAQVVREHLSGHRDHQYRLWALLVFAMWVERYRPTS